The following are from one region of the Advenella mimigardefordensis DPN7 genome:
- a CDS encoding CerR family C-terminal domain-containing protein, producing the protein MISKKRPAKVGPAPASVSPAIRSGRASRSDGDATVRHIIAQAGVLFAKRGYADTTSKAICEAASVNMAAVNYHFGSRDGLYLVLLKEVHREVMSLDFVRQIGHSVAPPADKLYQLIEGLLRATYDAKSWHIRLWARELLAPSPLLSQIMEEDTLPKFEVLRDVIAELTGMPVTSPQLLRSVLSVMGPVMMLLILDRRIPTPIQPLYSHAVQDMARHMHTFAIAGLQAIAQQAGYAPAAAKG; encoded by the coding sequence ATGATTAGTAAAAAACGCCCCGCCAAAGTAGGTCCTGCACCGGCCTCTGTCAGTCCGGCTATTCGCAGCGGCCGCGCCAGTCGTAGCGATGGCGATGCGACGGTACGCCATATCATTGCCCAGGCCGGTGTGCTGTTTGCCAAACGCGGTTATGCCGATACCACCAGCAAGGCAATCTGCGAAGCTGCCTCTGTCAATATGGCAGCGGTGAATTACCATTTCGGCAGCCGTGATGGTCTGTATCTGGTGCTGCTCAAGGAGGTGCACCGGGAAGTCATGAGCCTGGATTTTGTGCGGCAGATCGGGCATAGTGTCGCGCCGCCTGCCGATAAGCTCTACCAACTGATAGAAGGATTGCTACGCGCAACCTATGACGCCAAAAGCTGGCATATCCGCTTGTGGGCACGAGAGTTGCTGGCACCGTCACCCCTGTTGTCGCAAATCATGGAAGAAGATACGCTGCCCAAGTTCGAGGTATTGCGCGACGTGATCGCGGAACTGACGGGTATGCCAGTGACCTCTCCGCAACTGCTACGTTCCGTATTGAGTGTGATGGGACCAGTGATGATGTTGTTGATACTGGACCGACGTATTCCGACGCCGATACAGCCGCTGTATTCGCATGCTGTCCAGGATATGGCCCGACACATGCACACGTTTGCCATCGCCGGCCTGCAGGCAATAGCGCAACAGGCGGGCTATGCGCCTGCTGCTGCCAAGGGCTGA
- a CDS encoding CaiB/BaiF CoA transferase family protein, which yields MNSDTPQALPLEGIRVVEMSHMVMGPTCGMILADLGAEVIKVEPLTGDKTRQLLGAGAGFFRTFNRNKKSISVDIKDRQAIDAVLKLVDSADVFVENFKPGRMASLGLDYDSLKARNPGLIYVSHKGFLQGPYEKRLALDEVVQMMAGLAYMTGPVGRPLRAGTSVNDIMGGMFGALGVLAALFQRNSTGQGKEIQSALFENCVLLSAQHMQQYAVTGVAANPMPERISAWGIYDTFELAGGRLMFIAATGDAPWKELCDILQRPDLYLDPRLKTNNDRVLARDWLIPELGATLRGLDAEALAPVFEARQIPFAFITKPEELFDDPHLQQSGGLGRQVLEDGSTTPMPLLPISMDGQRLQPRQPIARIGEHTESVLRELGYEAAEIARLAAAGVLKVA from the coding sequence ATGAATTCAGACACACCACAAGCATTACCTCTGGAAGGTATCCGCGTCGTTGAAATGTCGCATATGGTCATGGGCCCCACCTGCGGCATGATTCTGGCCGATCTGGGCGCAGAAGTCATCAAGGTTGAGCCCCTTACCGGTGACAAGACCCGCCAACTGCTGGGCGCCGGTGCCGGCTTTTTCCGCACGTTCAATCGCAATAAGAAAAGTATTTCGGTTGACATCAAAGACCGGCAAGCCATCGACGCAGTCCTGAAGCTGGTGGATTCGGCTGACGTGTTTGTCGAAAACTTCAAGCCCGGCCGCATGGCCTCTCTGGGTCTTGACTACGACAGTTTAAAGGCACGCAATCCGGGGCTTATTTACGTATCACATAAGGGATTTTTACAGGGCCCGTACGAGAAACGCCTGGCGCTGGATGAAGTGGTGCAGATGATGGCCGGTCTGGCCTATATGACCGGCCCGGTTGGCCGTCCACTGCGTGCGGGTACGTCTGTTAACGATATCATGGGCGGCATGTTCGGCGCGCTGGGTGTTCTGGCCGCATTATTTCAGCGCAACAGCACCGGCCAGGGCAAGGAAATTCAAAGCGCGCTGTTCGAAAACTGCGTGTTGCTGTCAGCACAACATATGCAGCAATATGCCGTGACGGGTGTGGCCGCCAACCCCATGCCGGAGCGCATCAGCGCCTGGGGCATTTATGATACGTTTGAACTGGCCGGTGGCCGTCTTATGTTTATTGCGGCAACGGGCGATGCGCCCTGGAAAGAACTGTGCGATATTCTGCAGCGTCCGGATCTGTATCTTGATCCGCGCCTGAAAACCAATAATGATCGCGTACTCGCGCGGGACTGGCTGATTCCTGAACTGGGTGCAACGCTGCGAGGACTGGACGCCGAAGCGCTGGCACCGGTGTTTGAAGCGCGGCAAATCCCGTTTGCCTTTATCACCAAACCCGAAGAACTGTTCGACGACCCACACCTGCAACAAAGCGGCGGTCTGGGCCGTCAGGTACTGGAAGACGGGTCGACAACGCCCATGCCACTATTGCCCATCAGCATGGACGGCCAGCGCCTGCAGCCACGCCAGCCCATTGCGCGTATCGGCGAACATACTGAAAGCGTATTGCGTGAGCTGGGTTACGAGGCTGCGGAGATTGCCCGTCTGGCCGCAGCCGGGGTGCTGAAGGTGGCGTAA
- a CDS encoding hydroxymethylglutaryl-CoA lyase, with protein sequence MTDHVHIQEVGLRDGLQSIATTMPTEAKMRWIRAAYDAGLRHIEVTSFVPPKLLPQLADAAQIVAYALQFDGLTVTALVPNLKGADNALKAGVHRIVAPISVSTQHSLANVRRKPMEMVQEFARMRELIDAYGSSTTLIAGLSTVFGCTLQGEVPVDDVCDVVRGSLAAGADTVALADTTGHATPAQVQRVIAAVRAVAGERLRSMHFHDTRGMGLANTVIALQSGIREFDASLAGIGGCPHAPGATGNVVTEDLVFMLESMGYHTGISVERLLACRQILAEALPQEPLYGFINRAGLPNTFTQQRATQ encoded by the coding sequence ATGACAGATCATGTCCATATTCAGGAGGTCGGCTTACGCGATGGCCTGCAAAGCATCGCGACCACCATGCCGACCGAAGCCAAGATGCGCTGGATCCGCGCTGCATATGATGCGGGCCTGCGCCATATCGAAGTGACCTCATTCGTGCCGCCAAAACTGTTGCCCCAGCTTGCAGACGCCGCGCAAATCGTGGCCTATGCCTTGCAGTTTGACGGTCTGACCGTCACGGCACTGGTACCCAACCTGAAGGGTGCCGACAACGCCCTGAAGGCCGGCGTACATCGCATTGTGGCCCCGATTTCTGTCAGTACACAGCACAGCCTGGCCAATGTCCGTCGCAAGCCTATGGAAATGGTGCAGGAATTTGCCCGCATGCGGGAATTGATCGATGCTTACGGTAGTAGCACAACGCTGATAGCTGGTTTATCCACTGTTTTTGGCTGTACGCTGCAGGGTGAAGTGCCAGTCGATGATGTATGTGATGTCGTTCGCGGCAGTCTTGCCGCGGGTGCCGACACCGTAGCCCTTGCCGATACCACAGGGCACGCCACCCCCGCACAGGTGCAGCGGGTAATTGCTGCGGTGCGCGCCGTCGCCGGCGAGCGTTTGCGCAGCATGCATTTTCATGACACCCGTGGTATGGGTCTGGCCAATACGGTTATCGCACTGCAAAGCGGCATCAGGGAGTTCGATGCATCGCTGGCCGGCATCGGCGGCTGCCCGCATGCGCCTGGCGCCACCGGTAACGTCGTCACTGAAGATCTGGTCTTCATGCTCGAGTCCATGGGCTATCACACCGGTATTTCAGTTGAGCGCCTGCTGGCCTGTCGGCAGATCCTGGCTGAGGCCCTGCCGCAGGAACCTCTCTACGGTTTTATCAATCGGGCAGGTCTGCCCAATACATTCACGCAGCAAAGAGCAACACAATGA
- a CDS encoding LysR substrate-binding domain-containing protein, producing the protein MTTGALIPIKPDFREFDLWSIDPTSLYLFIAVCETGSIARAGERELLSAAAVSKRMVEIERKIGAPLLLRSQRGVTPTSAGQVLLRHARSIMVDYRKLQSELSEHAQGVKGHVRLLSNVSAIMEFLPADLTSFLESHPNIQVDLEEHFSSDIPRKIEEGNADIGICRDFVPTGNTCVTPYRYDHFAIVVNKAHPLAGKQSLLFEQTLDYPQIGFSMQTSMNTLMSHIAGRQGKTLTYRTHVSSFDAAYRLIEANLGIAALPREAVERYVRLYDLELIPLEDPWAQRNFVLCTRANEALSGSAQKLFDHLQAQAARTLPTSVETGKKRPGHNQT; encoded by the coding sequence GTGACTACCGGTGCTCTAATCCCGATCAAGCCTGATTTTCGCGAGTTTGATTTGTGGTCCATTGATCCTACTTCCCTGTATTTGTTCATTGCCGTGTGTGAAACCGGCAGCATTGCGCGTGCCGGCGAGCGCGAGCTGCTATCGGCTGCGGCCGTGAGCAAACGCATGGTTGAAATAGAGCGGAAAATTGGCGCGCCACTATTGTTGCGCAGCCAGCGTGGCGTGACGCCCACTTCTGCAGGCCAGGTGCTGCTCAGACACGCCCGCAGTATTATGGTGGATTACCGTAAGTTGCAAAGCGAGCTGAGCGAGCATGCCCAGGGCGTTAAAGGCCATGTACGGTTGCTGTCCAATGTTTCGGCCATCATGGAGTTTTTGCCGGCAGACCTCACTTCCTTCCTGGAGTCCCATCCGAATATCCAGGTTGATCTCGAAGAGCATTTCAGTAGTGATATTCCCAGAAAAATCGAAGAGGGCAATGCCGATATTGGCATCTGCCGCGACTTCGTTCCCACCGGCAATACCTGTGTCACCCCCTATCGCTATGACCATTTCGCGATCGTCGTCAACAAAGCCCACCCGCTGGCCGGCAAACAATCGCTGCTGTTCGAGCAGACGCTGGACTATCCGCAAATCGGCTTTTCCATGCAAACGTCCATGAATACGCTGATGTCCCATATCGCCGGCCGTCAGGGCAAAACACTCACGTATCGTACGCATGTCAGCTCATTTGACGCAGCCTATCGGCTGATTGAAGCCAATCTGGGTATCGCAGCGCTTCCGCGCGAAGCCGTTGAGCGCTATGTCCGACTTTACGATCTGGAACTGATACCGCTGGAGGATCCATGGGCGCAGCGCAACTTTGTACTGTGTACCCGTGCGAACGAAGCCCTGTCGGGATCGGCCCAGAAACTGTTCGACCATCTGCAGGCCCAGGCCGCCCGCACCCTGCCTACTTCCGTTGAAACAGGGAAGAAACGCCCCGGCCATAACCAAACCTGA
- a CDS encoding intradiol ring-cleavage dioxygenase, translated as MNKTTLPKTPSTRRDVLRTFIAVPALLPAIAAGSSVARASTGPDLTLAAATMGLISANVCALMPETTEGPYYIDPRLVRQDITEGRKGIPLRMQIQVVSADCRPLKDARVDIWQCDAEGNYSGYANMGSKRDNDTTGQTFLRGTQMTDANGIATFDTIYPGWYRGRTAHVHYKVFLNEKTVLTSQIFFPDALSEYIYLQSPEYKREGERDTVNSIDGIAAQAGEGSYCAIREQKDRYSAALVVGIDPAAEWKEQNQGMNGTPSGAPGGKSDEGRPGAGQMAAGANGKPPSDTPPAGPPPQGLSGRGGPPSRRDDNTRMFPGA; from the coding sequence ATGAACAAAACAACATTGCCAAAAACCCCGTCCACTCGTCGCGACGTATTGCGAACGTTCATTGCCGTCCCCGCGCTCCTGCCCGCGATTGCCGCCGGCAGTTCGGTCGCCCGGGCCAGCACCGGCCCTGATCTGACGCTGGCCGCAGCAACCATGGGTCTGATTTCGGCCAATGTCTGTGCACTCATGCCTGAGACAACCGAAGGCCCCTACTACATTGATCCCAGGCTGGTCCGTCAGGACATCACAGAGGGCAGGAAAGGCATTCCCCTGCGCATGCAGATTCAGGTGGTCTCGGCAGACTGCCGGCCCTTGAAAGACGCGCGTGTCGATATCTGGCAGTGCGATGCAGAAGGCAACTATTCAGGTTATGCCAATATGGGTTCGAAGCGCGACAATGACACGACGGGTCAGACTTTTCTGCGTGGTACGCAAATGACCGATGCGAATGGCATTGCGACCTTCGACACCATTTACCCAGGGTGGTATAGGGGCCGTACGGCGCATGTTCACTACAAAGTATTCCTGAATGAAAAAACGGTGCTTACCAGCCAGATCTTTTTCCCCGACGCGCTGAGCGAGTATATTTATTTACAGTCGCCGGAATATAAGCGCGAGGGAGAACGCGATACGGTCAATAGTATCGACGGTATTGCAGCTCAGGCCGGGGAAGGCTCCTATTGTGCAATTCGCGAGCAGAAAGATCGCTATAGCGCAGCATTAGTGGTGGGTATTGATCCTGCTGCAGAGTGGAAAGAACAGAACCAGGGCATGAACGGGACGCCTTCAGGTGCGCCAGGCGGCAAATCTGACGAGGGACGCCCGGGTGCCGGTCAGATGGCTGCCGGTGCCAACGGTAAGCCGCCATCAGATACGCCGCCAGCAGGCCCACCACCCCAAGGATTAAGCGGACGGGGCGGCCCGCCAAGTCGGCGCGATGACAACACCCGGATGTTCCCGGGTGCCTGA
- a CDS encoding Bug family tripartite tricarboxylate transporter substrate binding protein, translating to MRLSPSFFLLSCAVAFGLATAAHADVSFSERPIRLIVPSSPGSGLDNLARTFAPFMGQALKQSIVVENLAGASNISGTRELVRAKPDGYTLELISSNHAVNPSLHKNLPYDSVKDLTPVSNLVTSPLVVAVPVTSPYKTLGELIAAAKKEPKRLNYGSAGVGTALHLAGVLFEKRAGVEMTHVPYKGGNTIVNDLVSNQIQVAFLAVASVAEQIKGGMLRGLAVTSSKRSQILPELPTLSEAGVAGYVYEPWLGMIAPANLPDDKRDKLQATVKEVFATSEVKDKLERLGFNIVVSDPQTFGKTIQKDIDESAELLK from the coding sequence ATGCGCCTGAGCCCCTCTTTTTTTCTGCTGTCCTGTGCGGTCGCGTTCGGACTGGCGACGGCAGCCCATGCCGACGTCAGCTTTTCGGAACGCCCCATTCGACTGATTGTGCCCAGCTCACCCGGCTCGGGCCTGGATAATCTGGCCCGTACCTTCGCCCCCTTTATGGGGCAGGCGCTGAAACAATCTATTGTGGTGGAGAACCTGGCAGGGGCATCCAATATTTCCGGTACCCGCGAGCTGGTTCGCGCCAAACCCGATGGTTACACCCTGGAGTTGATCTCCTCGAACCATGCCGTAAACCCAAGCCTGCACAAAAACCTGCCCTATGATTCAGTGAAGGATCTGACACCGGTATCCAATCTGGTTACCTCGCCGCTGGTGGTTGCTGTTCCCGTGACGTCACCCTACAAAACCCTGGGCGAGCTGATTGCTGCGGCAAAAAAAGAGCCCAAACGGCTCAATTACGGGTCCGCCGGTGTGGGTACCGCCCTGCATCTGGCGGGTGTCCTGTTTGAGAAGCGTGCCGGTGTGGAAATGACGCATGTTCCCTATAAAGGGGGTAACACAATTGTGAATGATCTGGTCTCCAACCAGATTCAGGTTGCCTTTCTTGCCGTCGCCAGCGTTGCGGAACAGATCAAGGGCGGGATGTTGCGCGGACTGGCGGTAACATCATCCAAACGCAGTCAGATCCTGCCTGAGCTGCCAACTTTATCTGAAGCGGGAGTTGCAGGCTATGTTTACGAACCCTGGCTCGGCATGATCGCACCGGCCAATCTGCCTGATGACAAACGCGATAAACTGCAGGCGACAGTCAAAGAGGTGTTTGCCACTTCAGAAGTAAAAGACAAACTGGAGCGGCTTGGCTTCAATATTGTCGTATCTGATCCCCAGACATTCGGCAAAACGATTCAGAAAGATATTGACGAGAGTGCAGAGCTGCTCAAATAG